The Caulifigura coniformis genome includes a region encoding these proteins:
- a CDS encoding peroxiredoxin-like family protein, translating into MPATSTTSPWTGFRSVSGRTLQDISDEKPTLLVFLRHAGCTFCREALADLHARLGEIEALGSQVAIVYQESPEGMRPLIEKNDLARVEQFSDPDRSLYEAFQLQLGRVRQLFNFKTLVRGFQAAITSGHGFGAVTSNVYQLPGAFLVHRGRVLREFRHQSASDRPNYSEMACPI; encoded by the coding sequence ATGCCAGCGACTTCAACCACCTCGCCGTGGACAGGTTTCCGCAGTGTGAGCGGCCGGACGCTACAGGACATCTCAGACGAGAAGCCGACCCTGCTGGTCTTCCTGCGGCATGCCGGCTGCACTTTCTGTCGGGAAGCCCTGGCGGATCTTCATGCGCGACTGGGTGAGATCGAAGCCCTTGGCTCGCAGGTTGCGATCGTCTACCAGGAATCTCCGGAGGGGATGCGGCCGCTGATCGAGAAGAACGATCTGGCCCGGGTCGAGCAATTCTCGGATCCGGACCGCAGTCTGTACGAGGCGTTCCAGCTTCAGCTTGGGAGAGTCCGGCAGTTGTTCAATTTCAAGACGCTCGTTCGCGGATTCCAGGCCGCCATCACGAGCGGGCACGGATTCGGCGCCGTGACGAGCAATGTCTATCAGCTTCCGGGCGCATTTCTCGTCCATCGCGGGCGGGTGCTCCGCGAGTTCCGGCATCAGTCGGCCTCCGATCGTCCGAACTATTCGGAAATGGCCTGTCCGATCTGA
- a CDS encoding alkyl hydroperoxide reductase — translation MKSLAGKQVGESGRLGRRVLVAAGVYNLVWGLFVILRPLAFFEWTRFEPLPNYPELWQCMGMVIGVYGIGYLIAASDPVRHWPIVLVGLLGKIFGPIGFVWTAAGGKLPWSFGVMLLTNDLIWWAPFGIILHQAWIHHRESAECQRLQPPRRGQVSAV, via the coding sequence ATGAAATCGCTGGCGGGAAAACAAGTCGGGGAGAGTGGGCGGCTCGGCCGACGGGTTCTGGTGGCCGCGGGAGTCTACAATCTCGTCTGGGGATTGTTCGTCATCCTTCGGCCGCTGGCATTCTTCGAATGGACCCGGTTCGAGCCGCTGCCGAATTATCCGGAACTCTGGCAGTGCATGGGGATGGTGATCGGCGTTTACGGAATCGGTTACCTGATCGCCGCGAGTGACCCTGTGCGGCATTGGCCGATTGTGCTGGTTGGACTGCTGGGGAAAATCTTCGGACCGATCGGTTTTGTCTGGACGGCGGCCGGTGGAAAGCTGCCCTGGAGCTTTGGAGTGATGCTCCTCACGAACGACCTGATCTGGTGGGCGCCGTTCGGAATCATTCTGCACCAGGCCTGGATTCATCATCGGGAGTCAGCCGAATGCCAGCGACTTCAACCACCTCGCCGTGGACAGGTTTCCGCAGTGTGA